In Cydia fagiglandana chromosome 16, ilCydFagi1.1, whole genome shotgun sequence, the following are encoded in one genomic region:
- the LOC134672329 gene encoding phosphorylated adapter RNA export protein — MMSTTEGELDVEVSHEREEGELDDSDVEEGTYIPLERPEAFNPPSLVNMQIQDELSDEGSAQESSGSDSEEEPRRRPKRTKLRPKRPQQSQPDKKDKYNVWCKALQEDLLTEDMVSCDVTKKSRYGVESYDYTIKYRLDDSYIPKNVFTSNNLEDDNTSKKRRHSDRSNVKLRLGKRAMNEDHSSKQQPRVLDDLVATSEDPIEVIALEIAEKLQEEKKELVGRIVQVLGVSKAIEIYKETQRVEADGGMLVMNGTRRRTPGGIYFFLLKRDDEISQEMINQIFNEERKETARRIKRARAKSRQKVMEQLKQSLTESELPTLLSRGEAAAPAHGSNPPPSPATDARDGSSDTSPHPSPSPSPAPSPTPRTERGLHNYDDDDYLEVMCNDDMDMF; from the exons ATGATGTCGACCACCGAAGGCGAACTAGACGTCGAGGTGTCTCATGAACGTGAAGAAGGAGAG TTGGACGATTCAGATGTGGAAGAGGGCACGTATATACCGCTGGAGCGGCCCGAGGCGTTCAACCCGCCTTCGCTGGTGAACATGCAGATCCAGGATGAGCTGAGCGACGAGGGGTCGGCGCAGGAGTCGTCAGGGTCGGACTCCGAGGAGGAGCCACGGCGGCGACCGAAGCGCACGAAGCTGAGGCCGAAGCGCCCGCAGCAGTCACAGCCGGATAAAAAAGACAAATATAATGTTTGGTGCAAAGCATTGCAG GAAGACTTATTAACAGAAGACATGGTCAGCTGCGATGTCACTAAAAAAAGCAGATATGGCGTTGAATCTTATGATTATACTATTAAGTATAGATTAGACGATAGCTATATTCCTAAAAATGTATTCACAAGTAATAACTTGGAGGATGATAATACGTCAAAGAAACGGAGGCATTCAGATAGGTCTAATGTGAAACTAAGGCTTGGTAAAAGGGCAATGAATGAAGATCATAGTAGTAAGCAGCAGCCTAGGGTACTAGATGATTTAGTGGCGACATCTGAGGATCCTATAGAAGTAATCGCTTTGGAAATTGCAGAAAAGTTGCAGGAAGAGAAAAAGGAATTAGTAG GTAGGATTGTACAGGTACTAGGCGTCAGCAAAGCTATAGAAATATACAAGGAGACACAGAGGGTCGAGGCTGATGGAGGCATGCTGGTCATG AACGGCACCCGTCGACGGACCCCTGGCGGTATCTACTTCTTCCTTCTGAAGCGGGATGACGAAATCTCGCAGGAGATGATCAACCAGATCTTCAACGAGGAACGCAAAGAGACCGCGCGGCGTATTAAACGGGCGCGGGCGAAGAGTCGCCAGAAGGTTATGGAGCAGCTTAAACAGAGTCTCACAG AATCCGAGCTTCCCACTCTCTTGTCCCGCGGCgaggcggcggcgccggcgcacgGCTCCAACCCGCCGCCCTCGCCCGCCACCGACGCGCGCGACGGCTCCTCCGACACCAGCCCccacccctccccctccccctcccccgcACCCTCCCCCACCCCCCGCACCGAGCGCGGCCTGCACAACTACGACGACGACGACTACCTGGAGGTTATGTGTAACGATGATATGGATATGTTCTAA